The Streptomyces nitrosporeus genome includes a window with the following:
- the ileS gene encoding isoleucine--tRNA ligase, whose amino-acid sequence MTSPQYRQVPAQVDLPALEHAVLDFWRESKVFAKSLEQSEGRPEWVFYEGPPTANGMPGAHHIEARVFKDVFPRFRTMQGYHVGRKAGWDCHGLPVELAVEKELGFSGKQDIEAYGIAEFNAKCRESVTRHTDAFAELTTRMGYWVDLDDAYRTMDPEYVDSVWWSLKEIFKKGLLVQDHRVAPWCPRCGTGLSDHELAQGYETVVDPSVFVRFPLTSGPLAGEAALLVWTTTPWTLVSNTAVAAHPDVTYVVATDGEEKLVVAEPLVAKALGEGWEPTGESFTGREMERWTYERPFALVDFPAEAHFVVNAEYVTTEDGTGLVHQSPAFGADDLAVCRSYGLPVVNPVRPDGTFEEDLPLVGGVFFKKADEALTEDLAARGRLFRHVPYEHSYPHCWRCHTALLYYAQPSWYIRTTAVKDRLLEENEKTNWFPDSVKHGRFGDWLDNNVDWALSRNRYWGTPLPVWRCEDGHLTCVGSRAELSELTGRDQSALDPHRPFIDEITFTCSQENCQLEAYRVPEVIDAWYDSGSMPFAQWGYPYKNKDVFESRYPAQFISEAIDQTRGWFYTLMAVGTLVFDRSSYENVVCLGHILAEDGRKMSKHLGNILQPIPLMDQHGADAVRWFMAAGGSPWAARRVGHGTIQEVVRKTLLTYWNTVAFQALYARTSHWAPSAADPAPAGRTVLDRWLLGELGTLVEQVTRALEAYDTQRAGKLLSAFVDDLSNWYVRRSRRRFWQGDKAALRTLHDVVETVTRLMAPLTPFITERVWQDLIVPVTPGAPESVHLSSWPQADPAAADPALSSQMALVRRLVELGRATRAGSGVKTRQPLSRALVAASGFEALSPELRAQITEELNVSSLASLSEVGGSLVDTTAKANFRALGKRFGKGVQAVAKAVADADAAALSLALREGTATVEVDGEQVALTPEEVIVTETPREGWSVASDSGATVALDLEITPELRAAGLARDAIRLIQEARKNSGLDVADRIAVRWTSASPETAAALTEHASLIADEVLAPDYAQGEADDSYGSPFEDEALGLTFRLRRTAH is encoded by the coding sequence ATGACATCGCCGCAGTACCGCCAGGTACCCGCCCAGGTCGACCTGCCCGCCCTCGAACACGCCGTGCTCGACTTCTGGCGTGAGAGCAAGGTCTTCGCCAAGAGCCTCGAACAGTCCGAGGGCCGCCCCGAGTGGGTGTTCTACGAGGGGCCGCCGACCGCCAACGGCATGCCCGGCGCCCATCACATCGAGGCCCGCGTCTTCAAGGACGTGTTCCCGCGTTTCCGGACCATGCAGGGCTACCACGTCGGCCGGAAGGCCGGCTGGGACTGCCACGGACTGCCGGTCGAGCTCGCGGTCGAGAAGGAGCTGGGCTTCAGCGGCAAGCAGGACATCGAGGCGTACGGCATCGCCGAGTTCAACGCGAAGTGCCGGGAGTCGGTGACCCGCCACACCGACGCGTTCGCCGAGCTGACGACCCGCATGGGGTACTGGGTCGACCTGGACGACGCCTACCGGACGATGGACCCGGAGTACGTCGACTCCGTGTGGTGGTCGCTGAAGGAGATCTTCAAGAAGGGCCTCCTGGTCCAGGACCACCGGGTCGCCCCCTGGTGCCCGCGCTGCGGCACCGGCCTCTCGGACCACGAACTGGCCCAGGGCTACGAGACGGTCGTCGACCCCTCGGTCTTCGTGCGCTTCCCGCTGACGAGCGGCCCGCTGGCCGGCGAGGCCGCGCTGCTGGTGTGGACGACCACGCCCTGGACCCTGGTCTCCAACACCGCCGTCGCCGCCCACCCGGACGTCACCTATGTCGTCGCGACCGACGGCGAGGAGAAGCTGGTCGTCGCCGAGCCGCTGGTCGCGAAGGCGCTGGGCGAGGGCTGGGAGCCGACCGGCGAGTCCTTCACCGGCCGCGAGATGGAACGCTGGACGTACGAACGCCCCTTCGCCCTGGTCGACTTCCCCGCCGAGGCGCACTTCGTCGTCAACGCCGAGTACGTCACGACCGAGGACGGCACGGGTCTGGTCCACCAGTCCCCCGCCTTCGGCGCCGACGACCTCGCCGTGTGCCGCTCCTACGGCCTGCCGGTCGTCAACCCGGTGCGTCCCGACGGCACGTTCGAGGAGGACCTGCCGCTGGTCGGCGGGGTGTTCTTCAAGAAGGCCGACGAGGCGCTCACCGAGGACCTGGCCGCCCGCGGCAGGCTCTTCCGCCACGTCCCGTACGAGCACAGCTACCCGCACTGCTGGCGCTGCCACACCGCGCTGCTCTACTACGCGCAGCCTTCCTGGTACATCCGTACGACGGCGGTCAAGGACCGGCTGCTGGAGGAGAACGAGAAGACCAACTGGTTCCCGGACTCGGTCAAGCACGGCCGCTTCGGCGACTGGCTGGACAACAACGTCGACTGGGCGCTCTCCCGCAACCGTTACTGGGGCACCCCGCTGCCGGTCTGGCGCTGCGAGGACGGCCACCTGACGTGCGTCGGCTCCCGTGCCGAGCTCTCGGAGCTGACCGGGCGCGACCAGTCGGCCCTGGACCCGCACCGGCCGTTCATCGACGAGATCACGTTCACCTGCTCGCAGGAGAACTGCCAGCTGGAGGCGTACCGCGTCCCGGAGGTCATCGACGCCTGGTACGACTCGGGTTCGATGCCGTTCGCGCAGTGGGGCTACCCCTACAAGAACAAGGACGTCTTCGAGTCCCGCTACCCGGCGCAGTTCATCTCGGAGGCCATCGACCAGACCCGTGGCTGGTTCTACACGCTGATGGCCGTCGGCACGCTCGTCTTCGACAGGTCGAGTTACGAGAACGTGGTGTGCCTCGGCCACATCCTCGCCGAGGACGGCCGGAAGATGTCCAAGCACCTGGGCAACATCCTCCAGCCGATCCCGCTCATGGACCAGCACGGTGCCGACGCGGTGCGCTGGTTCATGGCGGCGGGCGGTTCCCCGTGGGCGGCGCGCCGGGTGGGCCACGGCACGATCCAGGAGGTCGTCCGCAAGACCCTGCTGACGTACTGGAACACGGTCGCCTTCCAGGCCCTGTACGCCCGTACGTCCCACTGGGCGCCGTCCGCGGCCGATCCGGCCCCGGCCGGCCGCACGGTGCTGGACCGCTGGCTGCTGGGCGAGCTGGGCACCCTGGTGGAGCAGGTCACCCGGGCACTGGAGGCCTACGACACCCAGCGTGCCGGGAAGCTGCTCTCCGCGTTCGTGGACGACCTGTCCAACTGGTACGTCCGCCGTTCGCGCCGCCGTTTCTGGCAGGGCGACAAGGCCGCGCTGCGCACGCTGCACGACGTGGTGGAGACGGTCACCCGGCTGATGGCCCCGCTGACCCCGTTCATCACCGAACGGGTCTGGCAGGACCTGATCGTCCCGGTGACCCCCGGCGCCCCGGAGTCGGTGCACCTGTCCTCCTGGCCCCAGGCGGACCCGGCGGCGGCCGACCCCGCGCTCTCCTCGCAGATGGCGCTGGTGCGCCGCCTGGTCGAGCTGGGCCGTGCCACGCGTGCCGGGTCCGGGGTCAAGACCCGCCAGCCGCTCTCACGGGCCCTGGTCGCGGCGTCGGGCTTCGAGGCGCTCTCCCCCGAACTGCGCGCGCAGATCACCGAGGAGCTGAACGTCTCGTCGCTGGCGTCGCTCTCCGAGGTCGGCGGCTCCCTCGTCGACACCACGGCCAAGGCCAACTTCCGGGCCCTGGGCAAGCGGTTCGGCAAGGGCGTCCAGGCGGTGGCGAAGGCCGTCGCGGACGCGGACGCAGCCGCGCTGTCGCTGGCGCTGCGTGAGGGCACGGCCACCGTCGAGGTGGACGGCGAGCAGGTCGCCCTCACCCCGGAGGAGGTCATCGTCACGGAGACCCCGCGCGAGGGCTGGTCGGTGGCCTCGGACTCCGGCGCCACGGTCGCCCTGGACCTGGAGATCACCCCGGAACTGCGGGCGGCGGGCCTGGCCCGTGACGCGATCCGGCTGATCCAGGAGGCCCGCAAGAACAGCGGCCTGGACGTCGCCGACCGCATCGCGGTCCGCTGGACCTCGGCCTCCCCCGAGACGGCCGCCGCCCTGACCGAGCACGCGTCGCTGATCGCGGACGAGGTCCTCGCCCCGGACTACGCCCAGGGCGAGGCGGACGACTCGTACGGCTCCCCGTTCGAGGACGAGGCGCTGGGCCTCACCTTCCGCCTCCGCAGGACGGCTCACTGA
- a CDS encoding TraR/DksA family transcriptional regulator: protein MVAEKSADGESSAGPHPDADRKPPVKKSAAARKAAARKAAQATGAAEAAEQTGAHTVVAKKSADRSTAAVEGAPTAVPPARVAAATAPGDLAVRPGEDPWTAEEVDEARTGLTGEAVRLRSELEASGAALAGLMRDSGDGAGDDDADTGTKNITREHELSLAAHAQETLDQTERALARLDAGTYGLCEVCGKPIGKARMQAFPRATLCVEDKQKQERRG, encoded by the coding sequence ATGGTGGCGGAGAAGAGCGCCGACGGGGAAAGCTCCGCGGGTCCACACCCGGACGCGGACCGGAAGCCGCCGGTGAAGAAGAGCGCGGCGGCCAGGAAGGCCGCGGCCAGGAAGGCCGCACAGGCCACGGGGGCGGCCGAGGCCGCCGAGCAGACGGGAGCCCACACGGTGGTAGCCAAGAAGAGCGCGGACCGGAGCACAGCGGCAGTGGAAGGGGCCCCGACCGCGGTGCCCCCGGCCAGGGTCGCCGCCGCGACGGCGCCGGGTGACCTCGCGGTCAGGCCGGGGGAGGACCCCTGGACCGCCGAGGAGGTCGACGAGGCGCGCACCGGGCTGACCGGCGAGGCCGTACGGCTGCGCAGCGAGCTGGAGGCCTCGGGCGCCGCCCTGGCCGGCCTGATGCGGGACTCCGGGGACGGTGCGGGCGACGACGACGCGGACACCGGGACCAAGAACATCACCCGGGAGCACGAGCTGTCGCTCGCGGCCCACGCCCAGGAGACGCTGGACCAGACCGAACGCGCCCTCGCCCGGCTCGACGCGGGCACCTACGGGCTCTGCGAGGTCTGCGGCAAACCGATCGGCAAGGCCCGGATGCAGGCGTTCCCCCGCGCCACCCTCTGCGTGGAGGACAAACAGAAGCAGGAGCGGCGGGGCTGA
- the lspA gene encoding signal peptidase II, translating to MAEAERIIGTPEIPDAEGADGAAARQPSEGADPAGEARGGGRGRKKIPVLLGVALLAYLLDLVSKMIVVAKLEHEEPIEIFGDWLKLDAIRNAGAAFGIGEAFTVIFTAIAAVVIIVIVRLARKLYSLPWAIALGLLLGGALGNLTDRIFRAPGVFEGAVVDFIAPAHFAVFNLADSAIVCGGILIVILSFRGLDPDGTVHKD from the coding sequence GTGGCAGAGGCGGAGCGCATCATCGGTACGCCGGAAATCCCCGATGCCGAGGGGGCTGACGGAGCTGCGGCCCGGCAGCCCTCCGAGGGCGCGGACCCGGCCGGCGAGGCCCGGGGCGGCGGCCGGGGCAGGAAGAAGATCCCCGTTCTCCTCGGCGTGGCCCTCCTGGCCTATCTGCTGGACCTGGTCAGCAAGATGATCGTGGTCGCGAAGCTGGAGCACGAGGAACCCATCGAGATCTTCGGCGACTGGCTGAAACTCGACGCGATCCGCAACGCCGGTGCCGCGTTCGGGATCGGCGAGGCGTTCACCGTGATCTTCACGGCCATCGCGGCCGTCGTGATCATCGTGATCGTCCGGCTCGCGCGCAAGCTCTACAGCCTGCCCTGGGCGATCGCCCTGGGGCTGCTGCTGGGCGGGGCGCTCGGCAACCTCACCGACCGCATCTTCCGGGCCCCGGGCGTGTTCGAGGGCGCGGTGGTCGACTTCATCGCCCCCGCGCACTTCGCGGTCTTCAACCTCGCCGACTCCGCGATCGTGTGCGGCGGCATCCTCATCGTCATCCTCTCCTTCAGGGGCCTGGACCCCGACGGGACCGTGCACAAGGACTAG
- a CDS encoding RluA family pseudouridine synthase, with translation MSTYPEVRTLPVPDGLEGERVDAAISRMFGFSRTKAAELAAAGKVQVDGAVAGKSERVHGGAWMEVEMPQAPAPVQVVAEPVEGMEIVHDDDDIVVIMKPVGVAAHPSPGWTGTTVIGGLAAAGYRISTSGAAERQGIVHRLDVGTSGLMVVAKSERAYTLLKGQFRDRVVEKKYHALVQGHPDPMSGTIDAPIGRHPQHDYKWAVTAEGKPSVTHYDLIEAYRAASLLDIKLETGRTHQIRVHMSAHRHPCAGDLTYGADPTMAKRLGLTRQWLHAVRLGFEHPSDGRWVEFASEYPEDLRRALDIIAEESR, from the coding sequence GTGAGCACGTATCCCGAGGTCCGCACCCTGCCCGTACCCGACGGCCTGGAGGGCGAGCGCGTCGACGCCGCCATCTCCCGTATGTTCGGTTTCTCCCGCACCAAGGCCGCCGAGCTCGCGGCCGCCGGCAAGGTGCAGGTGGACGGGGCCGTCGCCGGGAAGTCCGAACGGGTGCACGGCGGGGCCTGGATGGAAGTGGAGATGCCGCAGGCACCCGCTCCCGTCCAGGTCGTCGCCGAGCCCGTCGAGGGCATGGAGATCGTGCACGACGACGACGACATCGTCGTCATCATGAAGCCGGTCGGTGTCGCCGCCCACCCCAGCCCCGGCTGGACCGGTACCACCGTCATCGGCGGGCTGGCCGCGGCCGGCTACCGGATCTCGACCTCGGGCGCGGCCGAGCGGCAGGGCATCGTGCACCGGCTGGACGTCGGCACCTCGGGCCTGATGGTCGTCGCCAAGTCCGAGCGGGCCTACACCCTGCTCAAGGGCCAGTTCCGCGACCGGGTGGTGGAGAAGAAGTACCACGCGCTGGTCCAGGGCCACCCCGACCCGATGAGCGGCACCATCGACGCCCCCATCGGCCGTCACCCCCAGCACGACTACAAGTGGGCCGTCACCGCCGAGGGCAAGCCCTCCGTGACGCACTACGACCTCATCGAGGCCTACCGCGCGGCCAGCCTGCTCGACATCAAGCTGGAGACCGGGCGCACCCACCAGATCCGGGTGCACATGTCCGCCCACCGCCACCCCTGCGCCGGCGACCTCACCTACGGCGCGGACCCCACGATGGCCAAGCGTCTCGGACTCACCCGGCAGTGGCTGCACGCGGTCCGGCTGGGCTTCGAGCACCCCTCGGACGGCCGCTGGGTCGAGTTCGCCAGCGAGTACCCCGAAGACCTGCGGCGGGCCCTGGACATCATCGCCGAGGAGAGCCGGTGA
- a CDS encoding GNAT family N-acetyltransferase: MTGPETSFSTRRADGESDLAACFQVRKDVFVGEQNVPEEIEYDAYDTTAVHVVAVAADGTALGTGRLLHGEDAAGKTGGDPAVGSLGRLAVTGRARGLGVGAALVRAIEAEARGLGLTAVDLHAQTHALGFYERLGYTAYGPEFPDAGIPHRAMRRAL, from the coding sequence GTGACCGGACCGGAGACCTCCTTCAGCACCCGCCGCGCCGACGGCGAGAGCGACCTCGCGGCCTGCTTCCAGGTCCGAAAGGACGTCTTCGTCGGTGAGCAGAACGTGCCCGAGGAGATCGAGTACGACGCCTACGACACCACGGCGGTGCACGTCGTCGCCGTCGCCGCCGACGGCACCGCCCTCGGTACGGGCCGGCTGCTGCACGGCGAGGACGCCGCCGGGAAGACCGGCGGTGACCCCGCCGTCGGCTCGCTGGGCCGCCTCGCCGTGACCGGCCGGGCCCGCGGCCTGGGGGTGGGCGCGGCGCTGGTCCGCGCCATCGAGGCCGAGGCCCGCGGACTGGGCCTGACCGCCGTCGACCTGCACGCCCAGACCCACGCCCTCGGGTTCTACGAGCGCCTCGGCTACACGGCGTACGGTCCGGAGTTCCCGGACGCCGGCATTCCGCACCGGGCCATGCGCCGGGCCCTGTGA
- a CDS encoding Na+/H+ antiporter, producing MDQMALLLLLLLGAVVTVPLGERLKLPAPVLMTLAGVAMAFASFVPDIDIPPEFILPALLPPLLYASVQRTSWRQFAANRRPIFLLAVALVFVTTAAVAAVADAVVPGLPIAAAVALGALVAPPDPVAATAVAGSLGLPRRLVSILEGEGLFNDVTAIVLYHVAIAAAVSGSFSLPEAFGLLVLSAVVAVVVGLVLGWLTIKLMGLLGDATLQVGLTLLVPFVSYVLAEELMGSGVLAVLTTALFLAEHTADADDVQGRLTGRSFWEIVDTLVTGVAFGLIGLELHSVFGTAAGRLPELLGWGLAVVAVVVGVRLLWLLPATWLAQRMHTRRDYSEEIPTSWRETVVMWWAGMRGVASVALALAIPLETDDGAPFPGRDEIVFIAFTVIMATLVVQGLTLPWLVRRLGVRADTDAERALERDLAVRAAGAAKRCLKEIEAREDLPDEVVERLQRAAYDIGARISPDVVDEERREAYARRAERFRAVSRVQRDMLSAARHEVLAARNEPGSDPEVVDRVLRYLDVRSLR from the coding sequence GTGGACCAGATGGCGCTCCTGCTCCTGCTGCTGCTCGGAGCGGTGGTCACGGTGCCGCTGGGAGAGCGCCTCAAGCTGCCCGCCCCGGTGCTGATGACGCTCGCCGGGGTCGCGATGGCGTTCGCCAGTTTCGTCCCCGACATCGACATCCCACCGGAGTTCATCCTCCCCGCCCTGCTGCCGCCGCTGCTCTACGCCTCGGTGCAGCGCACCTCGTGGCGGCAGTTCGCGGCCAACAGGCGGCCCATCTTCCTGCTGGCCGTCGCCCTCGTCTTCGTCACGACCGCGGCGGTCGCCGCCGTCGCCGACGCCGTCGTCCCGGGTCTGCCGATCGCCGCCGCCGTGGCGCTGGGGGCCCTGGTCGCCCCGCCCGACCCGGTCGCCGCGACGGCCGTGGCCGGGTCGCTGGGACTGCCCCGCAGGCTCGTGTCGATCCTGGAGGGGGAGGGCCTGTTCAACGACGTCACCGCGATCGTGCTCTACCACGTGGCGATCGCGGCCGCGGTGAGCGGCAGCTTCTCGCTGCCCGAGGCATTCGGCCTGCTCGTCCTGTCGGCGGTCGTCGCCGTGGTGGTCGGGCTGGTGCTCGGCTGGCTCACCATCAAGCTGATGGGCCTGCTCGGCGACGCCACCCTCCAGGTCGGCCTCACCCTGCTGGTGCCGTTCGTGAGCTACGTACTCGCCGAGGAGCTGATGGGCTCCGGGGTGCTGGCCGTCCTCACCACGGCGCTCTTCCTCGCCGAGCACACCGCGGACGCCGACGACGTCCAGGGGCGGCTCACCGGCCGCTCCTTCTGGGAGATCGTCGACACCCTGGTCACCGGGGTCGCGTTCGGCCTCATCGGACTGGAACTCCACAGCGTCTTCGGCACGGCCGCCGGGCGGCTGCCGGAACTGCTGGGCTGGGGACTCGCCGTCGTCGCGGTCGTCGTCGGGGTGCGGCTGCTGTGGCTGCTGCCCGCGACCTGGCTCGCCCAGCGGATGCACACCCGCCGCGACTACAGCGAGGAGATCCCCACCAGCTGGCGGGAGACCGTCGTCATGTGGTGGGCGGGCATGCGCGGGGTCGCCTCGGTCGCCCTGGCCCTCGCCATCCCGCTGGAGACCGACGACGGCGCCCCCTTCCCCGGCCGGGACGAGATCGTCTTCATCGCCTTCACCGTCATCATGGCCACCCTCGTCGTCCAGGGGCTGACCCTGCCCTGGCTGGTGCGCAGACTGGGCGTACGGGCGGACACGGACGCCGAGCGGGCGCTGGAGCGCGACCTCGCCGTCCGGGCGGCGGGGGCGGCCAAGCGCTGCCTCAAGGAGATCGAGGCGCGGGAGGACCTCCCCGACGAGGTCGTCGAGCGGCTGCAACGCGCCGCGTACGACATCGGGGCGCGGATCAGCCCGGACGTCGTCGACGAGGAACGGCGCGAGGCGTACGCCCGGCGCGCGGAGCGCTTCAGGGCGGTCAGCCGCGTCCAGCGCGACATGCTCTCGGCCGCCCGCCACGAGGTGCTGGCGGCCCGCAACGAGCCCGGCTCCGACCCGGAGGTCGTGGACCGGGTGCTGCGCTACCTGGACGTACGCAGCCTGCGCTGA
- a CDS encoding mechanosensitive ion channel family protein, whose translation MENVLRPLLVVGGSLVITLAVGWLVDLLLRRADARHHETPLWGLLRLCRPPLQVVLCTALLSTSYTQIRLDLVRDHRTGIGRALALVLIAASAWLVIRIAATIVESSYARYASASRDAARVRRVRTQVTLIQRVVTAVVATVAVAAMLLTFPAMRTVGTSMLASAGVVGIVAGVAAQSTLGNLFAGFQIAFGDMVRIGDTVVVDGEWGTVEEVTLTFLTVRTWDERRITMPVSYFTSRPFENWSRGGIQMTGTVYLQLDHSAPLPAMREQMREILRGCSAWDGRDWSLAVTDTTPTTIEVRAVVTAKDADDIWTVRCAVREQLIAWLRDNHPYALPRVATAAAVPPPGVSLPEPAAAEAAAEADRAADREPAPRTGRG comes from the coding sequence ATGGAGAACGTACTGCGCCCGCTCCTGGTGGTGGGCGGGTCCCTGGTGATCACCCTCGCGGTGGGGTGGCTGGTCGACCTGCTGCTGCGGCGGGCCGACGCGCGGCACCACGAGACGCCTCTGTGGGGGCTGCTGCGGCTCTGCCGCCCTCCCCTTCAGGTGGTCCTCTGCACCGCGCTGCTCAGCACCTCCTACACCCAGATACGCCTGGACCTGGTGCGGGACCACCGGACCGGGATCGGCCGGGCCCTGGCCCTGGTGCTGATCGCGGCATCGGCCTGGCTGGTCATCCGGATCGCGGCCACCATCGTGGAGTCCTCCTACGCCCGCTACGCCTCGGCCTCGCGCGACGCGGCCCGGGTACGCAGGGTCCGGACCCAGGTGACGCTCATCCAGCGGGTGGTCACCGCGGTGGTGGCGACGGTGGCGGTCGCCGCGATGCTGCTGACCTTCCCGGCGATGCGGACGGTCGGCACCTCGATGCTGGCCTCGGCCGGTGTGGTCGGCATCGTCGCCGGTGTCGCGGCGCAGTCGACGCTCGGCAACCTCTTCGCGGGCTTCCAGATCGCCTTCGGCGACATGGTGCGGATCGGCGACACGGTGGTGGTCGACGGGGAGTGGGGCACCGTGGAGGAGGTCACTTTGACCTTCCTCACCGTACGGACCTGGGACGAGCGCCGGATCACCATGCCGGTCTCCTACTTCACCAGCCGCCCGTTCGAGAACTGGTCGCGCGGCGGCATCCAGATGACCGGCACGGTCTACCTCCAGCTCGACCACTCGGCGCCGCTGCCCGCGATGCGGGAGCAGATGCGCGAGATCCTCCGCGGATGCTCCGCCTGGGACGGGCGTGACTGGTCGCTGGCGGTGACCGACACCACACCGACGACCATCGAGGTGCGGGCCGTGGTCACCGCGAAGGACGCGGACGACATCTGGACGGTGCGCTGCGCGGTGCGTGAGCAGCTGATCGCCTGGCTGCGCGACAACCACCCGTACGCCCTGCCCCGGGTCGCGACCGCCGCCGCCGTGCCGCCGCCCGGCGTCAGCCTGCCGGAGCCGGCCGCCGCCGAGGCGGCGGCGGAGGCCGACCGCGCGGCGGACCGGGAGCCGGCGCCCCGCACCGGCCGGGGCTGA
- a CDS encoding dienelactone hydrolase family protein, whose amino-acid sequence MGPMNIMLFHSAYGLRPAVHAAADRLRAAGHEVRVPDLFEGHTFDTVEEGMAFKDGVGKDELLKRAVMAAAPYSDQGLVYAGFSFGASVAQTLALGDAKARGLLLLHGTSDIAQNATVEELPVQLHVADPDAFESPDWLNSWYLQMRRTGADVEIYRYPGAGHLYTDPDLPDFDKAAADLTWKVSLGFLATL is encoded by the coding sequence ATGGGGCCCATGAACATCATGCTTTTCCACTCGGCCTACGGTCTGCGACCGGCTGTGCACGCGGCCGCGGACCGGCTGCGTGCAGCCGGGCACGAGGTGCGCGTGCCCGATCTCTTCGAGGGCCACACCTTCGACACGGTCGAGGAGGGGATGGCCTTCAAGGACGGCGTCGGCAAGGACGAGCTGCTCAAGCGCGCGGTCATGGCGGCGGCGCCCTACTCGGACCAGGGCCTGGTGTACGCCGGGTTCTCCTTCGGCGCGTCGGTGGCGCAGACCCTGGCACTGGGCGACGCGAAGGCGCGCGGGCTGCTGCTGCTCCACGGCACGTCGGACATCGCGCAGAACGCCACGGTGGAGGAGCTGCCGGTGCAGCTGCACGTCGCCGACCCGGACGCCTTCGAGTCCCCGGACTGGCTGAACAGCTGGTACCTCCAGATGCGGCGGACCGGGGCGGACGTCGAGATCTACCGCTACCCCGGTGCCGGGCACCTGTACACCGACCCGGACCTGCCCGACTTCGACAAGGCCGCCGCCGACCTGACCTGGAAGGTCTCGCTCGGCTTCCTGGCCACCCTGTAG
- a CDS encoding alkaline phosphatase D family protein: protein MTRRDLSAPTRRTVVRAAAATAVAVPVLVTATGARAADGPAFLHGVASGDPLPDGILLWTRVTPSPGAVPGSGLGADTAVSWEIAEDKAFTRITARGTTVARAASDHTVKADVRGLSPATTYWFRFSAGDGQPVLSPVGRTRTAPGTDAAVGRVRFGVVSCANWEAGWFSPYRHLAARPDLDAVLHLGDYIYEYASGSYPTQDTVVRPHAPLHEITTRADYRVRHGTYKTDPDLQALHAAHPVIAIWDDHEFANDAWSGGAENHSPDTEGAWRDRVAAAKQAYFEWMPVRTSTEGTVHRRLRFGRLADLHLLDLRSFRSEQLSIGDGAVDDPERTITGRAQLDWLKAGLAGSDAVWKLVGTSVMISPVAFGSLPAHLLGPLAGLLGLPSGGLAVNVDQWDGYTADREELISHLRDHSVTNTVFLTGDIHMAWANDVPVKAATYPLSASAATEFVVTSVTSDNLDDILRVAPQTVSLVAATALRAANRHVKWVDLDSHGYGVLDVTAERSQMDYYKVSDKTAKDAVSSWVRSYRTLSGTQRAERADAPVH, encoded by the coding sequence GTGACCAGACGAGACCTCTCCGCACCCACCCGCCGCACGGTCGTCAGGGCAGCCGCCGCCACCGCGGTCGCCGTCCCCGTGCTCGTCACCGCCACCGGCGCCCGCGCCGCCGACGGTCCCGCCTTCCTGCACGGTGTCGCCTCGGGCGATCCCCTGCCCGACGGCATCCTCCTGTGGACCCGCGTCACGCCCTCCCCCGGGGCCGTGCCCGGCTCGGGCCTCGGCGCCGACACCGCCGTCTCCTGGGAGATAGCCGAGGACAAGGCGTTCACCCGGATCACCGCCCGCGGCACCACCGTCGCCCGGGCGGCGTCGGACCACACCGTCAAGGCGGACGTACGCGGTCTGAGCCCCGCCACCACGTACTGGTTCCGCTTCTCGGCCGGTGACGGACAGCCGGTCCTCTCCCCCGTCGGCCGCACGCGCACGGCGCCCGGAACGGACGCGGCTGTCGGCCGTGTCCGCTTCGGGGTGGTCTCCTGCGCCAACTGGGAGGCCGGCTGGTTCTCCCCGTACCGCCATCTCGCGGCGCGCCCCGACCTGGACGCCGTGCTGCACCTGGGCGACTACATCTACGAGTACGCCTCGGGCAGTTACCCCACCCAGGACACCGTCGTACGCCCCCACGCCCCGCTCCACGAGATAACGACGCGGGCCGACTACCGCGTCCGGCACGGCACGTACAAGACGGACCCCGACCTCCAGGCGCTGCACGCCGCCCACCCGGTGATCGCCATCTGGGACGACCACGAGTTCGCCAACGACGCCTGGTCGGGCGGGGCCGAGAACCACAGCCCGGACACGGAGGGGGCCTGGCGGGACCGGGTGGCCGCGGCGAAGCAGGCGTACTTCGAGTGGATGCCGGTACGCACCTCCACCGAGGGCACCGTCCACCGCCGGCTGCGCTTCGGCCGCCTGGCCGACCTGCACCTGCTGGACCTGCGCAGCTTCCGTTCCGAGCAGTTGTCCATCGGCGACGGCGCGGTGGACGACCCGGAGCGGACCATCACCGGGCGGGCCCAGCTGGACTGGCTGAAGGCGGGGCTGGCTGGTTCGGACGCCGTCTGGAAGCTGGTCGGCACCTCCGTGATGATCTCGCCGGTCGCCTTCGGGTCGCTGCCCGCCCATCTGCTGGGCCCGCTCGCCGGACTGCTGGGCCTGCCGTCCGGGGGGCTGGCGGTCAACGTCGACCAGTGGGACGGCTACACCGCCGACCGCGAGGAGCTGATCTCGCACCTGCGGGACCACTCGGTCACCAACACGGTGTTCCTGACCGGTGACATCCACATGGCGTGGGCCAACGACGTGCCCGTGAAGGCGGCGACGTACCCGCTGTCCGCCTCCGCGGCCACCGAGTTCGTGGTGACGTCGGTGACCTCGGACAACCTCGACGACATCCTGCGGGTCGCCCCCCAGACGGTCTCCCTCGTGGCGGCGACGGCACTCAGGGCCGCCAACCGGCATGTGAAGTGGGTCGACCTGGACTCGCACGGCTACGGCGTCCTGGACGTCACGGCGGAGCGTTCCCAGATGGACTACTACAAGGTCTCGGACAAGACCGCGAAGGACGCGGTGTCCTCCTGGGTCCGCTCGTACCGCACCCTCAGCGGCACCCAGAGGGCCGAGCGGGCGGACGCCCCGGTGCACTGA